One segment of Methylotuvimicrobium sp. KM2 DNA contains the following:
- a CDS encoding proton-conducting transporter membrane subunit gives MNLLILSSLFLPLGSFIVLFLTANNEHKISSISTWSSHAMGASIIALLTMWSAAGFPNHEFDVFTLYAAGDYRFPLLFYLDRVGAVYLFCTWAVFSVIVKYCRVYLHREAGYKRFFMTIFGFAFGLNVIILSGTIDLLFAGWEIVGISSFVLIAFYRHRAQPIRNALRAYSIYRLCDIGLLLGAWMSHLLFHESQHFSQLAMLFDNDFIPPAGYGSLLLLSLLILIAASGKSAQFPFCFWVPRAMEGPTPSSAIFYGALSVHLGVFLLLRTMPIWSFHVFTRILVLMVGLSTIVIAALSEKTQSNIKGQIAYASIAQVGFMFVELALGLETLVLIHFLGNAFLRCYQLLVSPSVVAHLLRVEGSTDGGFYIDRTPKFRFLPASLRNTLPEVLQNTLYVFSLQEGYLDIVVRGLLWTPLKRAGAKINAINPWTKGLTVSVVLILSAFGIDHRYPAVLLSVLSVLASFSAFGYKHNAFGVWNAIGLSSALAGTAVLFLEPDRWTGTVLFATGIVPAWLMGLYVLSKMLKLGRFDGSPFVYRALAETEPKLSLLFFLSFLGLTGFPVSPAFLGEDLLLAHAGRHAPWFALPIALTFVINGIAAARIYQRLCMGRPSELNDYSVDISSDQPNRSAPLETLAQPSSE, from the coding sequence ATGAATTTATTGATATTGAGTAGTCTTTTCTTGCCGCTGGGAAGTTTCATCGTTCTTTTTTTGACCGCAAACAACGAGCACAAAATCTCGTCGATCAGCACCTGGAGCAGCCATGCGATGGGTGCGAGCATCATCGCCTTGCTGACAATGTGGAGCGCGGCGGGATTTCCGAATCACGAATTCGACGTCTTCACGCTGTATGCGGCCGGCGACTATCGCTTTCCGCTGCTTTTTTATCTGGACCGAGTCGGTGCAGTCTATTTATTCTGCACTTGGGCGGTTTTTTCGGTCATCGTCAAATATTGCCGCGTCTATTTGCATCGCGAGGCCGGCTACAAACGCTTCTTCATGACGATTTTCGGCTTTGCGTTCGGACTGAACGTGATCATTCTGTCCGGAACGATCGATCTGTTGTTCGCAGGCTGGGAGATCGTCGGTATTTCATCATTCGTTTTGATCGCATTCTATCGGCATCGCGCGCAACCGATACGCAATGCGCTGCGCGCCTACAGCATCTACCGGCTATGCGATATCGGATTGCTGCTCGGCGCCTGGATGAGCCATCTGCTGTTTCATGAAAGCCAGCATTTCAGCCAATTGGCGATGCTGTTCGACAACGATTTCATTCCGCCGGCCGGTTACGGATCGTTGTTACTGCTTTCTCTGCTGATCCTGATCGCGGCCAGCGGTAAATCGGCGCAATTTCCGTTCTGTTTTTGGGTGCCTCGCGCGATGGAGGGGCCGACGCCGTCGAGCGCGATCTTTTACGGCGCATTGTCGGTCCATCTGGGCGTGTTTCTCTTGTTGCGCACGATGCCGATCTGGTCTTTTCATGTCTTCACCCGAATTCTAGTCTTGATGGTCGGTCTATCGACGATCGTGATAGCCGCTTTGTCCGAAAAAACCCAGTCGAACATCAAGGGCCAAATCGCGTACGCATCGATCGCACAGGTCGGGTTCATGTTCGTCGAACTGGCCTTGGGATTGGAAACGCTGGTATTGATTCATTTTCTCGGCAACGCCTTTCTTCGCTGTTACCAGTTGCTGGTGTCGCCGTCGGTCGTGGCGCATTTGTTGCGCGTCGAAGGTTCGACCGATGGCGGATTTTATATCGACCGCACGCCGAAATTTCGCTTTTTGCCGGCTTCGTTACGCAACACGTTGCCGGAAGTATTGCAAAACACCTTGTATGTCTTTTCGTTGCAGGAAGGCTATTTGGACATCGTCGTACGCGGATTGCTTTGGACGCCGCTGAAACGCGCCGGGGCGAAAATCAACGCGATCAATCCCTGGACGAAAGGGCTTACCGTGTCCGTCGTTTTAATCTTGTCCGCATTCGGCATCGACCATCGCTACCCTGCCGTTTTGTTGTCGGTGCTCTCGGTACTCGCTTCGTTCAGCGCTTTCGGGTACAAGCACAACGCTTTCGGCGTTTGGAATGCGATCGGGCTGAGCTCGGCTTTGGCGGGCACTGCCGTCCTGTTCTTGGAGCCGGATAGATGGACCGGTACCGTATTGTTCGCCACGGGCATCGTACCGGCATGGCTGATGGGGCTGTATGTCTTATCGAAAATGCTCAAACTCGGCCGTTTCGACGGATCGCCTTTCGTATACCGCGCTCTAGCGGAAACGGAACCGAAACTGTCGTTACTGTTCTTCCTGAGCTTTTTGGGGCTTACCGGCTTTCCGGTATCGCCGGCTTTTCTCGGCGAAGATCTTTTATTGGCGCATGCCGGCCGTCACGCGCCCTGGTTTGCATTGCCGATCGCACTTACTTTCGTCATCAACGGTATTGCGGCCGCCCGGATCTATCAACGTCTTTGTATGGGACGGCCGAGCGAATTGAACGATTATTCCGTCGACATCTCATCCGACCAACCCAATCGTTCCGCACCGCTTGAGACGCTCGCTCAACCATCCTCCGAATAA
- a CDS encoding DUF2490 domain-containing protein, with the protein MLETGKTYRKAAMTLLGILTATLAMPAIAVDQFGGDMFGVWGALIIQGNFKSLSPMLDKLQWQLMNQTRTRDDSPKGSRFTENLLFGQIGYRLNDDVSLWLGYVNDWIDPLNKPFYQESRPYQDLTWNHAIGDFKLTSRTRSEQRINRMTGDTGYRARQLVQISHDLPIGGLSVYIGDEVFFYLNENGFGKRGLSENRIMSDLSYQITDHFGLDLGYSGQYIDTTTLNNLFTHNMQVNLRYKF; encoded by the coding sequence ATGCTCGAAACCGGCAAAACCTATCGAAAGGCGGCGATGACGTTGCTCGGAATTTTAACGGCAACCTTGGCGATGCCGGCTATCGCGGTCGACCAGTTCGGCGGCGACATGTTTGGTGTATGGGGTGCGTTAATCATCCAAGGCAACTTCAAATCACTAAGTCCGATGCTCGATAAATTACAATGGCAGCTTATGAATCAAACTCGTACCCGAGACGATTCGCCTAAGGGCTCTCGTTTTACCGAAAATTTATTGTTCGGCCAAATTGGTTATCGGCTGAATGACGATGTTTCCCTCTGGCTCGGCTATGTCAACGACTGGATTGATCCGTTGAATAAACCTTTCTATCAGGAAAGCCGGCCTTACCAGGATTTGACCTGGAACCACGCCATCGGAGATTTCAAGCTGACGAGCCGGACCCGCTCCGAACAGCGCATCAACAGAATGACCGGAGATACCGGTTACCGCGCGCGGCAATTGGTGCAAATCAGTCATGATTTGCCGATCGGAGGTTTGAGTGTTTATATCGGCGACGAAGTATTTTTCTATCTGAACGAAAACGGCTTCGGTAAACGCGGATTATCAGAAAACCGTATCATGAGCGACCTAAGTTACCAAATCACCGATCATTTCGGACTCGATTTAGGTTATTCAGGCCAATATATCGATACGACTACCCTCAACAATCTATTCACTCATAATATGCAAGTTAATCTACGTTATAAGTTTTAA
- a CDS encoding ATP-binding protein, which yields MNNILYRPVVIIGATLGLFILIELLALGGITWRNLHRINVIKQDIAYGRQLQERIFDLYLNQLDNISCAPLSIRHDPDLLNGIIVSLEAQYPDAQETRELIEISNRLSLSDPAQYHQDLMKTLNLAGIFFNRQIDEEKQLLNQVYTDSEWELNFAIIFPAVVFVTLLLLDLRFWRKKILAPLNALKELLSLLADGKPQPIEYRNIEPALDPLFSNYNRLIIRLAELEREHQNHTQLLEQKIRSATHTLLEQSQSLARSDRLAAIGELAASTAHELRNPLAGIQAALRNIQNECTEAELSLRLQLVVNETKRMNQRLDELLSLARHKPEAPKPVDLDIVISELLTLLKYQVSENIKFQKHIDQEIKPLLPETEFRQALLNLLLNACQELSGVGGTINVHTYVENGRLFIEVRDTGPGFSEQVLTQGFRPFASTHEQGTGLGLSMVRRFAKSLGGDLSLSNDAQGHACAAMNLPF from the coding sequence ATGAATAACATTTTATACCGTCCGGTTGTGATTATCGGAGCGACGCTGGGTTTGTTCATCCTGATCGAATTGCTCGCTCTCGGCGGCATCACATGGCGCAATCTGCATCGAATCAACGTTATCAAACAAGATATAGCCTACGGCCGACAGCTACAAGAGAGGATTTTCGATCTGTATTTGAATCAATTGGATAATATTTCGTGCGCACCGCTTTCGATCCGTCACGACCCCGATCTATTGAACGGTATTATCGTTAGCCTCGAAGCGCAATATCCGGATGCACAGGAAACAAGGGAGTTGATCGAAATCAGCAACAGGTTGTCGTTATCCGATCCCGCACAATACCACCAGGACTTGATGAAGACATTAAATCTTGCCGGCATTTTTTTCAATCGCCAAATCGACGAAGAAAAGCAGCTACTGAATCAAGTTTATACCGATAGCGAATGGGAGCTTAATTTCGCTATTATTTTTCCTGCCGTCGTTTTCGTAACTTTGTTGTTACTGGACCTGCGCTTTTGGCGCAAAAAAATATTGGCACCATTGAACGCATTGAAGGAATTGTTGTCGCTGTTGGCGGACGGCAAGCCTCAGCCGATTGAATACCGGAATATCGAACCGGCATTGGACCCCCTGTTTAGCAACTACAACCGTTTGATCATTCGACTCGCCGAATTGGAGCGCGAACATCAAAACCATACGCAATTATTGGAACAAAAAATCCGTAGCGCAACGCATACTTTGCTCGAACAAAGCCAAAGTCTTGCTCGGTCGGACCGTTTGGCGGCAATCGGCGAATTGGCCGCGAGTACCGCGCATGAATTGCGTAATCCGTTGGCCGGCATACAAGCCGCATTACGCAATATCCAGAATGAATGCACCGAAGCCGAATTGTCTCTGCGTCTGCAATTGGTCGTCAATGAAACCAAACGAATGAATCAAAGACTCGATGAATTATTGTCTCTCGCCAGGCATAAGCCGGAGGCGCCTAAACCGGTCGACCTCGACATCGTCATTAGCGAGTTGCTGACCCTACTTAAATATCAGGTGAGCGAAAATATTAAATTCCAAAAGCATATCGATCAAGAAATCAAGCCTTTACTGCCTGAAACCGAATTTCGCCAAGCGCTGCTTAATTTATTATTGAACGCTTGTCAGGAATTATCCGGGGTCGGTGGAACAATCAATGTCCATACCTATGTCGAAAACGGTCGATTGTTCATCGAAGTCCGCGACACGGGCCCCGGTTTTTCCGAGCAGGTGCTGACCCAGGGCTTCCGCCCTTTCGCCAGCACACATGAACAAGGTACCGGGCTGGGCTTGTCGATGGTACGCCGATTTGCAAAGTCCCTTGGCGGCGATTTGTCTTTAAGCAACGACGCGCAAGGGCATGCGTGCGCGGCAATGAACCTTCCGTTCTAA
- a CDS encoding sigma-54 dependent transcriptional regulator has translation MHNNNLLLIEDETLLGSELARFFSKQGWNAVVADTLAKAEHQLIDQSLDPSVVISDMNLPDGNALAFLEKIRPNIGQTEWLFLTGYGTVADSVKALRLGAYDFLEKPCDLDRLNMLVEGAARSARAQRRLHQETNLRHNRYSLDALIGNSASIRRLKDMIDQLAKVRFTSLVITGETGSGKGLVTRLLHYSGQRAQGPLIELNCAAIPKDLLESELFGYEAGAFTGAKKRRHGLLEQANTGTLFLDEIGEMDLDLQGKLLKAVEEFKFRRLGGEQEISVDLQIIAATNRDLLESVEKGTFRRDLYHRLNIVNLHIPPLRERKEDLRELVWQFIAEGNARTGKNLAIVHESVWRKLEAYDWPGNIRELHNVIERCVLLSDSEVFPEHWLQLPNLPSTKSNIREDGIFIPLDGSLSLQDIEKRIIEEALNRSDMNVTAAARLLNATRETLRYRVQKHHLKYINE, from the coding sequence ATGCACAATAATAATCTGCTCCTAATCGAAGACGAGACCTTGCTGGGTAGCGAGTTGGCTCGTTTCTTCAGCAAGCAAGGCTGGAACGCGGTCGTTGCCGATACACTTGCTAAAGCCGAACATCAATTGATCGATCAATCTTTGGATCCGTCGGTCGTAATCTCGGATATGAATTTACCCGACGGCAATGCCTTGGCGTTTCTGGAAAAAATCCGTCCCAACATCGGCCAAACCGAATGGTTGTTTTTAACTGGTTACGGTACTGTGGCCGATTCGGTGAAGGCGTTAAGACTGGGGGCCTACGATTTTCTCGAAAAGCCCTGCGATTTAGACCGCTTGAATATGCTAGTCGAAGGCGCGGCGCGAAGCGCTAGAGCCCAGCGGCGCTTACACCAGGAGACGAACCTTCGTCATAACCGCTATTCGCTCGATGCGCTGATCGGTAACAGCGCATCCATTCGAAGATTGAAGGACATGATCGACCAATTGGCGAAAGTCCGTTTCACCAGCTTGGTGATTACCGGCGAGACAGGTTCGGGCAAGGGCCTTGTGACCCGTCTGTTGCATTATTCGGGACAACGCGCACAAGGTCCGTTGATCGAGTTGAACTGCGCGGCCATTCCGAAAGATTTACTGGAGTCAGAACTGTTCGGTTATGAAGCCGGCGCATTTACCGGCGCGAAGAAGCGCCGTCACGGCCTGCTCGAACAAGCTAACACCGGCACCTTGTTTCTGGACGAAATCGGCGAGATGGATCTCGATTTACAGGGCAAGCTGCTCAAAGCGGTCGAGGAATTCAAATTCCGCCGTCTTGGCGGCGAGCAGGAAATCAGCGTCGATTTACAAATCATCGCGGCAACTAACCGGGATTTGCTGGAAAGCGTCGAGAAAGGCACTTTCAGGCGCGACCTGTATCATCGTTTGAATATCGTCAACCTGCATATTCCGCCTTTGCGCGAACGAAAGGAAGACCTTCGCGAGCTGGTTTGGCAATTCATCGCCGAAGGCAATGCCCGAACCGGAAAAAACCTTGCCATCGTCCATGAAAGCGTCTGGCGAAAGCTTGAAGCCTATGATTGGCCCGGCAATATTCGGGAATTGCATAACGTCATTGAACGTTGCGTACTGCTTTCCGATAGCGAAGTATTCCCCGAGCATTGGCTGCAATTGCCTAATTTACCGTCAACGAAATCCAACATCCGCGAAGACGGCATATTCATTCCGCTGGACGGCAGCCTGTCTCTGCAAGACATCGAAAAACGAATCATCGAAGAGGCTCTGAACCGCTCCGACATGAACGTAACGGCGGCGGCAAGGTTATTGAACGCAACCCGGGAAACCTTGCGTTACCGGGTTCAAAAACATCACCTGAAGTACATCAACGAATAA
- a CDS encoding SRPBCC family protein, with product MKQLLIILFNFLIFPVAALAHGPTPQKAKESITIEAPADKVWDAVKQFGSIADWHEDVQKSEGDGKHESGGKRTLTFTDGEKLVDELDYYSDENREYSYRLNKENVKALPVSSYSIELQVTPGETDSSSIVILKSRFYRGDTGNTPPEHLSDEAAVKAMTHYFKNGLAGLKKHVEN from the coding sequence ATGAAACAGTTACTGATCATTCTATTCAATTTCCTGATTTTTCCAGTGGCCGCCTTGGCGCACGGACCGACACCGCAAAAAGCCAAAGAGAGTATTACCATCGAGGCGCCGGCGGACAAGGTTTGGGATGCGGTCAAGCAATTCGGTTCAATCGCGGATTGGCATGAAGATGTACAAAAAAGCGAGGGCGACGGTAAGCACGAATCAGGCGGCAAGCGAACGCTGACTTTTACCGATGGCGAAAAACTCGTCGATGAGCTCGATTATTACAGCGACGAAAACCGAGAATACAGTTACCGCTTGAACAAGGAAAACGTCAAAGCGTTGCCGGTCAGTTCTTATTCGATTGAATTGCAGGTGACGCCAGGAGAGACCGATAGCAGTAGCATCGTGATTTTGAAAAGCCGTTTTTATCGAGGTGACACCGGCAACACGCCGCCGGAACATCTAAGCGACGAAGCGGCGGTTAAGGCGATGACGCATTATTTCAAAAACGGCCTGGCCGGCCTGAAAAAACACGTAGAGAACTGA
- a CDS encoding MBL fold metallo-hydrolase, producing the protein MNKLTFLGATGQVTGSCYLLESNNKRILIDCGIFQGGKAADKQNRSRFPFKPSDIDAVVLSHAHLDHSGRLPQLYKDGFRGDLFLTEGSFHLLDLLLKDAALLQLRDTEWENKRRQRSGKKLLEPLYTLEDVEALLQLRQPTAYREPTEIVPGLSVTFHDAGHILGSAIVELKSSKGPQQKTLVFSGDLGNRHSPLLYDSDQLTKADILLLESTYGDRDHKPLDTTLDELREILIAAQENGGNVIIPSFAVGRTQDLIYWLGKLYREGALPQQQVFLDSPMAIEASKIYDDHSHLFNDDDPEFKHIAKRKDGWQTWLPNLVYSESTEDSMAINRIAGGSIVIAGSGMCAGGRIRHHLKYNLWRRDAHVVFVGFQAQGTLGRTLVEGQKDLKILGSKIHVQATIHTLGGLSAHADQSQLLRWASAFKDPKPRLYLIHGELNASHSLRTCFHRTGWDAMLPEVGQTIEF; encoded by the coding sequence ATGAATAAACTCACTTTTCTCGGCGCCACCGGCCAGGTGACTGGCTCCTGTTATCTCTTGGAATCGAACAATAAGCGCATTTTGATCGATTGCGGTATATTTCAAGGCGGCAAAGCAGCCGACAAACAAAACCGATCCCGATTCCCGTTCAAACCGTCGGACATCGACGCGGTCGTGTTGTCGCATGCCCACCTGGATCACTCGGGACGTCTGCCGCAACTTTATAAAGACGGTTTCAGAGGCGATCTTTTCCTGACCGAAGGCAGCTTTCATCTGCTAGACCTATTACTCAAAGACGCGGCCTTACTGCAGCTGCGCGATACTGAGTGGGAAAACAAACGGCGTCAACGTTCCGGAAAAAAATTGCTCGAACCGCTCTATACGCTCGAAGATGTCGAAGCTCTGTTGCAACTTCGCCAGCCTACCGCCTATCGCGAACCCACTGAAATAGTACCTGGCTTGTCGGTCACCTTTCATGATGCCGGACACATTCTCGGATCCGCGATTGTAGAATTGAAGTCAAGCAAAGGGCCACAGCAAAAAACCTTGGTATTTTCCGGCGATCTCGGCAATCGGCATTCGCCTTTATTGTACGACTCGGACCAACTCACCAAGGCGGATATCCTGTTATTGGAATCGACTTACGGCGATCGCGATCACAAACCATTAGATACGACGCTCGACGAATTACGCGAAATACTCATCGCAGCTCAAGAAAACGGCGGCAATGTGATCATTCCATCATTCGCGGTCGGACGTACCCAAGACTTGATTTATTGGCTCGGTAAACTTTATCGGGAAGGCGCGTTGCCGCAACAACAAGTCTTTCTGGACAGCCCGATGGCGATCGAAGCCAGCAAAATTTACGACGATCATAGCCATTTGTTCAACGACGACGACCCCGAATTCAAACACATCGCCAAGCGCAAAGACGGCTGGCAAACTTGGCTGCCGAATCTGGTCTATTCCGAATCGACTGAAGACTCGATGGCGATCAACCGCATCGCAGGCGGCAGCATCGTCATAGCCGGCAGCGGCATGTGTGCCGGCGGACGCATCCGCCATCATCTGAAATACAACCTCTGGCGTCGCGATGCGCATGTCGTGTTCGTCGGATTTCAGGCTCAAGGTACCCTCGGGAGAACCTTAGTCGAAGGTCAGAAAGACTTGAAGATCCTAGGCAGTAAAATCCATGTGCAAGCCACGATTCATACGCTCGGCGGCTTAAGCGCGCATGCCGACCAAAGCCAACTGCTCCGTTGGGCCTCGGCATTCAAAGACCCGAAACCCCGGCTGTATTTGATCCACGGCGAACTCAACGCCTCGCATTCGTTACGCACATGTTTTCACCGTACCGGCTGGGACGCTATGCTTCCCGAAGTCGGACAAACCATTGAGTTTTAA
- the corA gene encoding magnesium/cobalt transporter CorA, with amino-acid sequence MTQPLSLSSSSEKFGLAPGSVIHVGERLETTGKIKLIEFSKDILIEQEIKTVSKLIPPKDKPTVSWFSITGLHDVELIERLGKEFTIHQLVLEDIANTHQRPKVEEFDDIIFIVLRVIRFDAESLTFDNEQFSLILGSNFILTFEESESDLLHPIIRRIQNSRGRFRSQGADYLSYSIIDLVVDHYFLIEDSLDEIVEDLEDQLLLSPSPDMLNTIQKLKRGMIFVRRAVSPLREVLNGLLRSESDLIRDTTKVYLRDVYDHTIRVAEGLDTYRDLIAGLLEIYLSSLSNKMNEVMKVLTVFATIFIPLTFLAGVYGMNFDYMPELKWAWSYPVFWSISIATAVGLLVFFRRKKWL; translated from the coding sequence ATGACCCAGCCCCTCTCGTTAAGCAGTTCTTCCGAAAAATTCGGTCTCGCGCCCGGCAGCGTCATCCATGTTGGCGAAAGACTGGAAACGACCGGCAAAATCAAACTAATCGAATTCAGTAAAGACATCTTGATCGAACAAGAGATCAAGACCGTTTCGAAATTGATTCCGCCGAAAGACAAACCCACCGTATCGTGGTTCAGCATCACCGGTCTGCACGACGTCGAGTTGATCGAACGACTGGGGAAAGAGTTCACGATTCATCAACTGGTACTGGAAGACATTGCCAATACCCATCAACGGCCTAAAGTAGAGGAGTTCGACGATATTATTTTCATCGTGCTCCGGGTCATACGATTCGACGCGGAATCTCTGACTTTCGATAACGAACAGTTCAGCTTAATACTCGGCAGTAATTTTATCTTGACCTTTGAAGAATCGGAGTCGGATCTGTTACACCCGATAATCCGCAGAATACAAAACAGCCGGGGAAGGTTTCGTAGTCAGGGGGCGGATTATTTGAGTTACAGCATCATCGACTTGGTCGTGGATCACTATTTTTTGATCGAAGACAGCCTGGATGAAATTGTCGAAGACCTCGAAGATCAATTGCTTCTTTCGCCTTCGCCCGACATGCTGAATACGATTCAAAAGTTGAAACGAGGCATGATTTTCGTTCGACGAGCGGTATCACCGCTTAGAGAGGTTTTGAACGGTCTGCTTCGTTCGGAATCCGACCTAATCCGCGATACGACCAAAGTATATCTGCGCGACGTTTACGACCATACGATTCGCGTCGCCGAGGGACTGGACACTTACAGGGATTTGATCGCCGGATTGCTGGAAATCTATTTGTCCAGTCTCAGCAATAAAATGAATGAAGTCATGAAGGTGTTGACCGTTTTTGCGACGATTTTTATACCGCTAACCTTTCTGGCCGGCGTTTACGGCATGAATTTCGACTACATGCCGGAACTAAAGTGGGCATGGTCTTATCCGGTATTCTGGTCGATTAGCATCGCTACAGCAGTTGGCTTGTTGGTTTTCTTCCGGCGAAAGAAATGGTTGTAA
- a CDS encoding succinylglutamate desuccinylase/aspartoacylase family protein, giving the protein MAELFIGGQKIKAGERRTLDIPLPNLYTHTVVPMTVHVINGRQSGPKLFVCAAIHGDEINGIEIIRRLLQSPALRSIKGTLIAVPIVNIYGFVRHSRYLPDRRDLNRVFPGSDKGSLAGRLASIFFHEIVEQCTHGIDLHTGAIHRDNLPQIRADLNEGEETENLAKSFAAPVILNSDVRDGSLRAIAAEHKIPLLVYEAGEALRYDELSIRIGLRGIIRVMRQLGMIRQETAKRKSRLPEPVIARSSYWARSSKSGLLRAMVSLGAKVDKGETLGAVSDPFYLEDDNITAQNSGIIIGKTNLPIVTEGEALFHIARFGKADNAADVVEQYQHEFDPMNEAYEWSEAPIV; this is encoded by the coding sequence ATGGCGGAATTGTTCATCGGCGGTCAGAAAATTAAAGCCGGCGAACGCAGAACGCTGGATATTCCACTGCCGAATCTTTATACCCATACCGTTGTTCCGATGACGGTACATGTGATTAACGGCCGGCAAAGCGGCCCAAAACTTTTCGTCTGTGCGGCGATACACGGCGACGAGATCAATGGCATCGAAATCATTCGTCGTTTGCTGCAATCGCCGGCGTTGCGGAGCATTAAGGGCACTTTGATTGCGGTACCGATCGTCAATATCTATGGCTTTGTTCGGCACTCGCGCTATTTACCCGACCGCCGCGACTTGAACCGAGTTTTCCCCGGATCCGATAAAGGCTCCTTGGCCGGTAGGTTGGCGTCGATTTTTTTTCATGAAATTGTCGAGCAATGCACGCATGGTATCGATTTGCATACCGGCGCGATTCATCGCGATAATCTGCCGCAAATTCGTGCCGATTTGAATGAAGGCGAAGAAACGGAAAATTTGGCGAAATCTTTTGCTGCCCCGGTTATTTTAAATTCGGATGTGCGGGATGGTTCGTTACGGGCTATCGCCGCGGAACATAAAATTCCATTATTGGTATACGAAGCCGGCGAAGCCTTACGCTATGACGAACTGTCGATCAGAATCGGGTTGCGCGGCATCATCCGTGTAATGAGGCAATTAGGCATGATTCGTCAGGAAACAGCCAAGCGAAAAAGCAGGCTTCCGGAGCCTGTCATTGCGCGTTCGAGTTATTGGGCCAGATCTTCTAAAAGCGGTTTGTTAAGGGCGATGGTCTCGTTGGGCGCCAAAGTTGATAAAGGCGAAACGCTCGGTGCGGTCAGCGATCCTTTTTATCTTGAGGACGATAATATTACCGCGCAGAATTCCGGCATTATCATCGGCAAGACTAATCTGCCGATCGTTACCGAAGGCGAGGCGTTGTTTCATATAGCCAGATTCGGTAAAGCCGACAATGCCGCCGACGTCGTTGAGCAATATCAGCATGAATTCGACCCGATGAATGAAGCTTATGAGTGGTCTGAAGCTCCGATTGTTTGA
- the rimK gene encoding 30S ribosomal protein S6--L-glutamate ligase, with protein sequence MKIALLSRNPKLYSTRRLIEAAEARGHQIEVIDVLRCYMEITSTKPGIHYKGTALEGFDAVIPRIGASVTFYGTAVLRQFEMMGTYPLNESVAISRSRDKLRSLQLLSRKGIGLPVTGFAHKPDDIEDLIKMVGGAPVVIKLLEGTQGIGVVLAETKKAAESVIEAFMGLKADILVQEFIKEAAGADIRCFVIGDKVVATMKRQGGEGEFRSNLHRGGTSSLVRITPEERSIAVRAAKTMGLNVAGVDMLRSNHGPVVMEVNSSPGLEGIETATGKDIAGMIISFIEKDSLGKSTRTKGKG encoded by the coding sequence ATGAAAATTGCATTGCTTTCCAGAAATCCTAAGTTGTATTCCACGCGGAGACTGATAGAAGCGGCGGAAGCAAGGGGCCACCAAATTGAAGTCATCGACGTGTTGCGTTGTTATATGGAGATCACGTCGACAAAGCCGGGTATTCATTATAAAGGTACGGCATTGGAAGGATTCGATGCGGTCATTCCCAGAATCGGCGCGTCGGTAACATTTTATGGTACAGCGGTGCTTCGTCAGTTTGAAATGATGGGTACTTATCCGCTCAATGAATCGGTTGCGATTTCAAGGTCCCGGGACAAGCTGCGTTCATTGCAGTTATTATCCCGCAAAGGCATCGGTTTGCCGGTGACCGGTTTTGCACATAAACCGGACGATATCGAAGATTTGATCAAAATGGTCGGCGGGGCTCCGGTCGTCATTAAGCTTCTCGAGGGCACACAGGGCATTGGCGTCGTATTGGCCGAAACGAAAAAAGCGGCGGAAAGCGTTATCGAAGCTTTTATGGGCTTGAAAGCCGATATATTGGTTCAGGAGTTCATCAAGGAAGCTGCCGGCGCCGATATCCGTTGTTTCGTAATCGGCGATAAAGTCGTAGCGACGATGAAGCGTCAAGGCGGCGAAGGCGAGTTTCGTTCTAATTTACATCGGGGCGGGACTTCATCGTTAGTTCGGATTACGCCGGAAGAGCGCTCGATCGCGGTTCGCGCGGCCAAGACGATGGGTTTGAATGTCGCGGGCGTCGATATGCTGCGTTCGAATCATGGACCTGTCGTGATGGAAGTTAACTCCTCGCCGGGGTTGGAAGGCATTGAAACGGCAACAGGCAAAGACATTGCAGGCATGATTATTAGTTTTATTGAAAAGGATAGCCTCGGCAAATCTACTCGGACCAAAGGTAAGGGCTGA